In one window of Oncorhynchus gorbuscha isolate QuinsamMale2020 ecotype Even-year linkage group LG23, OgorEven_v1.0, whole genome shotgun sequence DNA:
- the LOC124011129 gene encoding metalloreductase STEAP3-like isoform X1 — protein MPQEEMKKPLILGGASPRHLKTSISDPGTPLVGILGTGDFSRSLATRLVASGYRVVVGSRNPKRCASLFPEEAEVTTQHQAATQADLVFVALFPEHYSTLAGLREPLVGKTLVDVSNGTKINRDKQSYAEQLANIFPESSVVKAFNVISAWSLQTGPRDGSRQVLICSDSSKAKSAVLQICRSLGFIPVDMGRLSSAQEIENTPLYLFPSWRVPCLSTLGLFFFFYAYNFLRDVVHPYATAGKSTFYKIPVEMVNVTLPSVALVTLALVYLPGLVAAFLQLSWGTKYRRFPIWLDRWLQQRKQLGLCAFLCAALHAVYSLCLPMRRSARYNLLNAAFKQVKLGQEDSWVEEEVWRMELYLSIGILALGLLSLLAISSLPTVGNSLNWREFSFVQSRLGYMALLMATLHTLTYGWDRGLDPEQYRFYLPPTFLLVLALPLAVLLGRLALSLPCVALRLSRIRRGWEKSRAIRFTLPEDERNGPSQEDISNV, from the exons ATGCCccaggaggagatgaagaagcCTCTTATACTTGGTGGTGCCAGCCCCAGACACCTCAAAACCTCAATTTCTGATCCAGGTACCCCCTTGGTTGGCATCCTGGGCACAGGTGACTTTTCCCGCTCTTTAGCCACCAGACTGGTAGCCTCTGGGTACCGGGTGGTAGTGGGCAGCCGCAACCCCAAGCGCTGTGCCTCCCTCTTTCCCGAGGAGGCTGAGGTGACCACCCAGCACCAGGCTGCCACCCAGGCTGACCTGGTGTTCGTAGCACTCTTCCCCGAGCACTACTCCACCCTGGCTGGGCTGAGGGAGCCGCTAGTCGGGAAGACTCTGGTGGATGTTAGTAATGGTACTAAGATCAACAGGGATAAGCAGTCCTACGCGGAGCAGCTGGCCAATATCTTCCCAGAGAGCAGTGTGGTGAAGGCCTTCAATGTGATCTCGGCCTGGAGCCTGCAGACGGGGCCAAGGGACGGCAGCAGACAG GTGCTGATTTGCAGTGACAGTAGTAAGGCCAAGAGCGCTGTACTCCAGATCTGCCGCAGTCTGGGCTTCATCCCTGTTGACATGGGCCGCCTCTCCTCTGCCCAGGAGATAGAGAATACCCCCCTGTACCTCTTCCCCTCGTGGCGCGTCCCATGTCTCTCTACACTcggcctcttcttcttcttctacgcCTACAACTTTCTTCGTGACGTCGTCCACCCATATGCCACGGCAGGGAAGAGCACATTCTACAAAATTCCGGTGGAGATGGTAAATGTGACACTCCCCTCAGTGGCCTTAGTGACCCTGGCTCTGGTCTACCTGCCTGGCCTTGTGGCTGCCTTCCTGCAGCTGTCGTGGGGCACCAAGTACAGGCGTTTCCCCATCTGGTTGGATCGCTGGCTGCAGCAGCGGAAGCAGTTGGGCCTCTGTGCCTTCCTCTGCGCGGCGCTGCACGCCGTCTACAGCCTGTGTTTGCCCATGCGCAGGTCTGCTCGCTACAATCTGCTCAACGCTGCCTTCAAACAG GTGAAGTTAGGCCAGGAAGACTcgtgggtagaggaggaggtgtggaggaTGGAGCTGTATCTGTCTATAGGCATCCTGGCCctgggccttctctctctgctggctaTCTCCTCACTGCCCACTGTGGGCAACTCGCTCAACTGGAGGGAGTTCAGCTTCGTACAG tCCAGACTGGGCTACATGGCCCTGTTGATGGCCACTCTCCACACGCTGACCTACGGCTGGGACCGGGGCTTGGACCCGGAGCAGTATCGCTTCTACCTCCCTCCCACCTTCTTGCTGGTGCTGGCCCTGCCGCTGGCTGTGCTGCTGGGGAGGCTGGCTCTGTCCCTGCCATGCGTGGCTCTCCGGCTGAGTCGTATcaggaggggttgggagaaaAGCCGAGCCATCCGGTTCACACTGCCTGAGGACGAGCGTAATGGGCCATCACAGGAGGACATCAGTAATGTTTGA
- the LOC124011129 gene encoding metalloreductase STEAP3-like isoform X2, translating into MPQEEMKKPLILGGASPRHLKTSISDPGTPLVGILGTGDFSRSLATRLVASGYRVVVGSRNPKRCASLFPEEAEVTTQHQAATQADLVFVALFPEHYSTLAGLREPLVGKTLVDVSNGTKINRDKQSYAEQLANIFPESSVVKAFNVISAWSLQTGPRDGSRQVLICSDSSKAKSAVLQICRSLGFIPVDMGRLSSAQEIENTPLYLFPSWRVPCLSTLGLFFFFYAYNFLRDVVHPYATAGKSTFYKIPVEMVNVTLPSVALVTLALVYLPGLVAAFLQLSWGTKYRRFPIWLDRWLQQRKQLGLCAFLCAALHAVYSLCLPMRRSARYNLLNAAFKQVKLGQEDSWVEEEVWRMELYLSIGILALGLLSLLAISSLPTVGNSLNWREFSFVQG; encoded by the exons ATGCCccaggaggagatgaagaagcCTCTTATACTTGGTGGTGCCAGCCCCAGACACCTCAAAACCTCAATTTCTGATCCAGGTACCCCCTTGGTTGGCATCCTGGGCACAGGTGACTTTTCCCGCTCTTTAGCCACCAGACTGGTAGCCTCTGGGTACCGGGTGGTAGTGGGCAGCCGCAACCCCAAGCGCTGTGCCTCCCTCTTTCCCGAGGAGGCTGAGGTGACCACCCAGCACCAGGCTGCCACCCAGGCTGACCTGGTGTTCGTAGCACTCTTCCCCGAGCACTACTCCACCCTGGCTGGGCTGAGGGAGCCGCTAGTCGGGAAGACTCTGGTGGATGTTAGTAATGGTACTAAGATCAACAGGGATAAGCAGTCCTACGCGGAGCAGCTGGCCAATATCTTCCCAGAGAGCAGTGTGGTGAAGGCCTTCAATGTGATCTCGGCCTGGAGCCTGCAGACGGGGCCAAGGGACGGCAGCAGACAG GTGCTGATTTGCAGTGACAGTAGTAAGGCCAAGAGCGCTGTACTCCAGATCTGCCGCAGTCTGGGCTTCATCCCTGTTGACATGGGCCGCCTCTCCTCTGCCCAGGAGATAGAGAATACCCCCCTGTACCTCTTCCCCTCGTGGCGCGTCCCATGTCTCTCTACACTcggcctcttcttcttcttctacgcCTACAACTTTCTTCGTGACGTCGTCCACCCATATGCCACGGCAGGGAAGAGCACATTCTACAAAATTCCGGTGGAGATGGTAAATGTGACACTCCCCTCAGTGGCCTTAGTGACCCTGGCTCTGGTCTACCTGCCTGGCCTTGTGGCTGCCTTCCTGCAGCTGTCGTGGGGCACCAAGTACAGGCGTTTCCCCATCTGGTTGGATCGCTGGCTGCAGCAGCGGAAGCAGTTGGGCCTCTGTGCCTTCCTCTGCGCGGCGCTGCACGCCGTCTACAGCCTGTGTTTGCCCATGCGCAGGTCTGCTCGCTACAATCTGCTCAACGCTGCCTTCAAACAG GTGAAGTTAGGCCAGGAAGACTcgtgggtagaggaggaggtgtggaggaTGGAGCTGTATCTGTCTATAGGCATCCTGGCCctgggccttctctctctgctggctaTCTCCTCACTGCCCACTGTGGGCAACTCGCTCAACTGGAGGGAGTTCAGCTTCGTACAG GGATGA